One stretch of Tenrec ecaudatus isolate mTenEca1 chromosome 18, mTenEca1.hap1, whole genome shotgun sequence DNA includes these proteins:
- the TMC4 gene encoding voltage-gated chloride channel TMC4: protein MEESPAWRPEARGYFEAWSAPQEARAGPTLFSVLNELPSAATVRFRGPGVLPWGALEEQDEDDKSYTQAFTEAEYMDLQDPRPSRELPWPMQARRAHRKSLARDQMARGSGSRADWARKLRRCRQKIRESWHRLQPWAWTLNKIGGQFGAGTESYFSLLRFLLLLNVLAAVLTACMTLLPTWLEGAPPGPPSLGVSSPCGPYNPNPQGLLSFSSQIFNLLSGEGYLEWSPLFYGFYPPRPRLAITYLCSVFVTGLLCLLLILHRSVSGMKQTLLAESGTLTSYSHRVFSAWDFGLCGDVHVRLRQGTILFELQVELEEAAVRRQATVQTLGQQARVWLVRGLLNLLVIGLLGAAFYGVYWAMETSVQLQEQPFVQQTALLKLGVNYLPSVFISGVNFVLPPVFKLLAPLEGYTRSRQVVFILLRTVFLRLASLLVLLFSLWKQITCEGNAEAPDCKTCGYNYKELPCWETRLGQEMYKLLIFDLLTGLAVMLLIQFPRKLLCGHCPGALGRLLGTQEFQVPDEVLGLIYAQTVVWVGSFFCPILPLLNTAKFLLLFYLKKFTLFSTCSPASRTFRASTVNFFFPLVLLLGLAISAIPVLYSIFLIPPSKLCGPFRGQPSIWNRIPESIHSLPQTAQNALFFLGSQAFAVPLLLVSSILMAYTVALANSYGRLISELQRQVETESRNKVFLAQRAVALSSVPGGL from the exons GCCCGACCCTGTTCTCGGTGCTGAATGAGCTCCCCAGTGCAGCCACTGTCCGATTCCGAGGCCCTGGGGTGTTGCCTTGGGGGGCCCTGGAGGAGCAGGACGAGGATGATAAAAGCTATACCCAGGCCTTCACGGAAGCTGAGTACATGGACCTGCAGGATCCCCGGCCCTCTCGGGAACTGCCATGGCCCATGCAAGCCCGGCGGGCCCACAG GAAGAGCCTGGCTCGGGACCAAATGGCCCGAGGTTCGGGGTCCAGAGCGGACTGGGCCAGGAAGCTGCGGAGGTGCAGACAGAAGATTCGAGAAAGTTGGCATAGACTGCAGCCATGGGCGTGGACGCTGAATAAGATAGGGG GCCAGTTCGGAGCCGGCACCGAGTCTTACTTCTCCCTGCTGCGCTTTCTGCTGCTGCTCAACGTGCTGGCCGCTGTGCTGACTGCCTGCATGACGCTGCTGCCCACCTGGCTAGAAGGGGCTCCCCCGGGACCCCCCAGCCTTGGGGTCTCCTCACCCTGCGGCCCCTACAACCCGAACCCCCAGGGCCTGCTCTCCTTCTCCAGCCAGATCTTCAACTTGCTCTCCGGAGAG GGATACTTAGAGTGGTCTCCTCTCTTTTATGGATTCTACCCGCCCCGCCCACGCCTGGCCATCACCTACCTGTGCTCAGTCTTTGTCACTGGCCTCCTCTGCCTCCTGCTCATTCTGCACCG CTCGGTGTCCGGGATGAAGCAGACGCTATTGGCCGAATCCGGGACTCTGACCAGCTACAGCCATCgtgtgttctctgcctgggacttCGGTCTCTGCGGGGACGTCCACGTGCGCCTGCGCCAGGGCACCATCCTCTTCGAGCTGCAG gtggagctggaggaggccgCGGTGCGGCGCCAGGCCACGGTGCAGACCCTGggtcagcaggccagggtgtggcTGGTGCGAGGCCTCCTCAATTTGCTGGTGATCGGGCTCCTGGGGGCGGCGTTCTACGGAGTGTACTGGGCTATGGAGACTTCGGTGCAGCTGCAG GAGCAACCCTTCGTCCAGCAGACGGCTCTCCTCAAGCTCGGCGTGAACTACCTCCCGTCAGTCTTCATCTCCGGGGTCAACTTCGTGCTGCCGCCCGTCTTCAAGCTCCTGGCCCCGCTAGAGGGCTACACTCGGAGCCGACAGGTGGTTTTCATCCTGCTCAG GACCGTGTTCCTGCGCCTCGCCTCGCTGCTGGTCCTGCTCTTCTCGCTCTGGAAACAGATCACTTGCGAGGGAAATGCTGAGGCTCCCGACTGCAAAACCTGCGGCTACAACTACAAGGAACTTCCG TGCTGGGAGACCCGGCTGGGACAGGAGATGTACAAACTCCTGATTTTTGATCTACTCACCGGCTTGGCAGTCATGCTGCTCATCCAGTTTCCTCGAAA GCTGCTCTGTGGTCACTGTCCCGGGGCGTTGGGGCGCTTGTTGGGGACCCAGGAGTTCCAGGTGCCGGATGAGGTGCTGGGGCTGATCTACGCACAGACGGTGGTCTGGGTGGGCAGTTTTTTCTGCCCCATACTGCCCCTGCTCAACACGGCCAAGTTCCTGCTGCTCTTCTACCTGAAAAAG TTCACCCTCTTCTCCACCTGCTCCCCGGCCTCCCGAACCTTCCGAGCCTCCACGGTGAATTTCTTTTTCCCCCTGGTCCTCCTGCTGGGCCTGGCCATCTCCGCCATTCCAGTCCTGTACAGCATCTTCCT GATCCCGCCTTCCAAGTTGTGTGGTCCCTTCCGGGGACAGCCGTCCATCTGGAACCGGATCCCCGAGTCCATTCACAGCCTCCCTCAGACGGCTCAGAATGCCCTCTTCTTCCTGGGCTCACAGGCTTTTGCCGTGccgcttctccttgtctccag CATCCTGATGGCCTATACTGTGGCCCTGGCCAACTCCTATGGGCGCCTCATATCTGAACTCCAGAGGCAGGTGGAGACG GAGTCTAGGAATAAAGTATTCCTGGCACAGAGAGCTGTGGCGCTGAGTTCGGTCCCGGGTGGCCTCTGA